In Glycine max cultivar Williams 82 chromosome 15, Glycine_max_v4.0, whole genome shotgun sequence, the DNA window aggggagttgtgttgatccctcaggaaacgatcctgagaccggtgactctgacaggtgcggcttgtacatagaagcagatcctgcccgcctggttgccatcgggagagtttatgagggatccactgttgttcataacactcctttgttgcttggccaagtaaaggtgagtgtggaggaggttagagatgcagatgctctagttcctgtacccactgatgaggtttccttaatggggcaggcacttcacaccttccttgcttggccgacacatctggtcaagtctttatcacagcaggtacttattgtccttactatatgtttcttcttttcaaattaggctatttaactttgtttcatgaacaggtagctgtgtctccgccaaaaccacctccgaagcccgattcggaggtcgatgatccgctttatctgatgacattgaccatcccagagcttttcttgaggccttatcaggttagatgggatgccaccgtgttcggggtcgttaatccagatttccccctgtacataaagcacATAACCTCttcgaaatcgcacacggtggtcaatgtctcagcatatcagtgttatagttgtggattctgtaagtctttatataaaaggcttttatttacctaagttatggctttcaattcataaatatttaactttgacttaacataaacaggcatctcactgaaacatgtatgcgagcggggaattctgatatctatggattcctcaagcctcagtccattcagaggtctgggcaatcgcagtttgaatctgaaagttacataaagagttggatgcagagttcacaacgcgatgtgtatcttggagcctacctaaatgggtaagtcacaaaataacaaaatttaattaatgtttactaatgtactaacccattttaggttccactgcagtggacattggcagatggtggtcatcctgcccaaggaacacttagttgtctggttttgttctttgcataacaggccagacaactaccctaaggggattattaataggttagtgttcttttcaatacatttgcattgtaatacctcaacgtacaacaccagtttttaattgttactcatatggaacagtgctatcaagggtcttgatgatgctccacagcctaaatcaaaggctcctgctaggtggattgtcgccaaggtacgtcatttacataaaatttctacttatatatatttctttatgtgtctgtacactagttgtttaattaatatccaattttcattatgtatttagtgtaatagacaaaaaggaactactgagtgcggctactatgtcatgcactggatgtccaccatcattttaggaagttttagaaataattgggaagcggtaagtttatttcaaagaaaatcgatttatttataatttgtattacattattaacttaatatgatttatttaatcatgcagtattttaacgaccctATACCATTGGAGCccgagagattaaaagcattgcggattCAGTGGGCAtagttttatctccgagttagagatcaggcctaggatttagggacattttttaacattttttacattttttacattttctatgtaacacgaacattgaattcatttgttgactgttctttataatatataaatcaattatttgatgtttattatcattaaaactgcttgaaagcagaataaaatgtttacttgctgtgaattgggcctcctgaaattgcatttgacaggtacaattttgggtttactgtaaaaacagaaagtatatataaaaaaatatatttgaaaacaacatcggttattaacaaaaactgatgttaatatcataaccaacatcggttagaatagaaaaccgatgttaacgtttgtatattaacatcggttttttgtgtataaccaatgtcagcgtttgtattttaacatcggttatctatggataaccgatgtcaactattgtacattaacatcgattaattataaataaccgatgtgaatatttgaatagtaacatcggttatttataattaaccaatgttatacacaaagaactacaccaaataagtgtaagcatcatcaacgttgacatcggttttctagaaaaacggatgttaagggcatacattaacatcggttattctagaaaaccgatgttaaactaacatattaacatcggttttactggaaaaccgatgtcaacgttcatcatgcctacactttttttgttgttgttcattgtgtttaacatcgggtatttggagaaccgatgttgtcatatgtatgttaacatcggttctccaaaaccgatgttaacattcatacattcaacatcgccactttcaacatcggttttagaaccgatgtagaatgttctaaataaccgatgttgaaagtgtattttctaatagtggtcTTAGCATCATTATGCGGGGGTAGCCACTGCTTCAACCCATTTAGAGACACAGTCAATAGCCACTAGTATATATTCATTGCCAAAAGACGAAGGGAAGGGACCTACAAAATCAATCCCCCAGCAAACAAATACCTCAACCTCCATAATATATTCATTGTCAGCTCCTATCTTGAACAAGTGTGGATCATCCCATATATAGAATTGAGCATCATGTAGAAATCTCTTCCTCTGCTGCCAATTTAAGTCCTTTGGGATGATTCTTGCAGCTTTGAAGTTGGCCATATCGGCAAACCAAGGTCTCTCACTCACCAAGAATAATGATTCATCACGGAATACATCTCTCACTTCAGCTTCTTTTGACGTGACTTCCCCATTCACCAATCTAGACAAATGGTCAGCTACAACGTTTTTCGATCCCTTTTTATCCCGAATCACCAAATCAAATTCTTGCAACAGCAAGATCCATCTTATCAATCTGGGTTTGGAATTAGCCTTgttgagaaaatatttaatagttgCATGATTGGTGTAGATGATAACTCTTGAGCCTACCAAATAAGATATGAACTTTTCaagtgtgtcataccctaaatttgtccggggaccattgtttgttggcatgcgaccttcgtttgaccacctcaaaatgtttaacacccatcgttgtggaatccgtaaagttctaaGATGTTTCAggaagaaaccggtcaaaatcatgaaaagagagtgtatttagcaaagttaggtgtgtgtaaataaattgttacactctaatttcatctgaggaccattgttgatcgcttcggaaggcttaacactcatcgcggtggaatccgtaaagttttgtgagatttcagaaagaaaacagccaaaaacacaaaaatagggGTGGAACTTATCAAGagaggggtgtaaatagcaattcaattcTAGGCCCTTCCATaatattttggaagttgggttgcttaaggaggaagcaactgggcggcaagctcctccacgttttgttgaaaaattgtttccggggcttccgtggcttccgtaatgcttttgtaaaatttctgaaaaccttgggtaagcatatttcacttaatattggtgaaagggaagagaaaaaaagatgaaaatcaaatctgaaacacttccgtaaggctttcgtaacttttccgtagAGTACGAAAagtgggggtgaacttagtaattggggtgcgcttagaaatcttcttcatgaagtctctgggcggcaagcacctccccatttttgctataaataagggaAGGGGGTCTATGTAAATTCATTTCGggccccttggctatgcatttcagctgttttgggtgaaaaaatgtgttttcgtgaagaaaatccaagccgaggtgcttccgtaacgtttccaagACGTTTCTGTAAGCGAttttgtggaaattcttcatctttcttcatcgttcttcaccgttcttcgttcgttcttcgtcgttcttcggtcttcaaccggtaagttcccgaaatcgaatctttcaattcattctatgcacccttagtggttcctacttgttttgtgtactttcactttcattttgcttactttcagttttcttttattCCACTTTAATGAgcttttaaccatttatttaagctattttttcacctaataaatgataaaatgaatttcaactgatcatttgtattgtaatctcgtttaatcattgttaaaacaaaatctaactgatcgttcactttgtaacctcggttaaacaaaaaaaacaaaataataataaaataatcaaaatatcttaaaaaaataataatcaagaaaaatcaatcagacgtttttctttgaaattttccttgaattaattgactaataaccaaagtgaaaccaaggctaaaatcaactcacaaatcaagctttgtccgcaaaaatcacttgaaaccgttttaaggtccaacgccttaaatggtcctctttgcttttatcggttaacatcgaccgttcaaaagcataaaatcaacacataactttatcgcttttgcaagaactgcataggtttgatttcctcatcacaattgaagatacgtaggagcaaaagcctcgcttttgtcgaccaccccaagagatcgttaatggtccaacgccttaacgtttctctcctttcaaaaccaaaagattgttaatggtccaatgccttaacgtttctctcctttccaaaaatcaaaagattgtttaatggtccaacgccttaaacgacttttgttcggttaaaatatatcttgcgaaaaaagataaaaacaacttaaccaacgtttagttctcaaagaactacgtaggtctgatttcctcatcgcaattgaggaatacgtaggagtgagggaaacacccttgtcgaccacaaaaagataaaaaatacaaaaaggcataaaaacataaaaaagggaaaaatacataattttgaagtcatatttgcacacttgattgaaggctgtcgtcccttgtgatgggcacgtggggtgctaataccttccccgtgcgtaaaaacaactcccgaacctttcacaattaaagttcgtagaccacacacTTCggttttccgacgttttcctcgaataaatgttggtggcgactccacgcaccTTCTTcacttggaagacgcacctgtgagcctcgtgtcgccctcccgccgaagggtaggttgcaacagttggcgactccactggagactatttttagagagttaggcctattaatcttttgtgcaaaagttatgttttccttttcatcagtttcccttttcctttatgttcttgtataaacTTCTTCGATGTTGTAAGCGTGttttaatgtatgcatgagataaatatgtattcatttgatgcacacaacacCAACACCTTTTTGCTTACATTTTTGTTCCTTTGAGTCAATGCATCATTGTTAACTAATGAAGGTCATGCGAACAATCTTTTCATCCCTATATGTCATGTAGGTGAATCCATTAACGGTAAAGGACGAAAGTTAATGATATGACAaatttgttacactttttacactttcgaatactaaaattttatttttaatctttcaagAACGAATTTGTCATCGTCCTACTCTTTTAggcactaaaataaatatttattctttttttattttataaatatacttttttatttaacaagataattaattttaaataaaactaaaacttttaaaatttttatcaaaCGACTTTTAGTTTAAAAGAAACCTTCtatctaaaaaaacattaaaattgacaaatgaattcttcttatttgttttgaagttCTTATTTTCAGCAATAACTTATAAGTAGCTTTTTAGGTAAAGAAAAAAGCTGGGTTCAGTAATATTATTAAGCAAAACACCTCTACCTTTTTGGCTGTTGCCTCCTGTTCACGGGGACAAGAGCAGTAAGTGAAAGTAACAGACGGACATGAAGAGCCTCAATTTGTGGCCGAACCCTAATGGAAGGATTTTGCCTCGCATTTCAACATGTCCAACACTCAACCTTGTCTATTCTGttcctccttctccttcttcagTTCGATGCCATAGCTCTCCAACTCAATTGCCGCTCAGGTCACCTCTTCTTGCTTCACTTGTCATTtcataaatatacatataaacatACACATCATCTTCCCTCTATAAACACACTGGGTTAAAAATTTGACTCGTAATTATTATTGCCTCAGGTGCGCAGTGCTCGGTGCTGGATTCGCTGGCCTCTCAGTTGTTTGGCATTTGTTGAAGGTACACTCACTTATCCTGATTGGATAAACTTTTCCATAAACACTTAtcagaagaaaatgagaatgaaaaatgaaataaatttctccataagttaaaattaaaattagcttaAAAATAACCTTTTAAAAGATTAATGTGAGAGAGTTTCTACAAATTAgagaaactcattttatttttttcttcttattttattctccTAAAAGTGCTTATGAATTACTAATATTAATGTGTGCCTGCTAATTTATGAAAACTTACACAGCATAATTGTCTGTCAGCAactgattttatttcattttcatttttttttttggtgaaaatcACTTTGCAGCAAAGTCCTAAGGAGTTGCAAATGAGAATTGATATATATGATGAAGTGGGTATTGGGGGTGGTGCTTCTGGAGTATCTGGGGGTCTTCTTCACCCTTATTCCCCTAAAggtttctcattttcttcttgaaatGTATCCTTCTGTGGAGTGTGGATATAGTGGATTGttgttttatattgattttctGTTATGTTGTGGTGTTGTCCTATGGAATCTACTGATGGATGAATGGTAATGTAGTTAAGCTTCTCTGGGAGGGTGCTCAGTGTTGGAAAGAGAGCATGAAGCTTTTGAGAGTTGCTGAAGAAGCTAGTGTCTCCAAAGACTGCAGAACTGGAGAATCTGCTGAAGATATGAAAGCTTTTGTAGCTCACAAAAGGTTCTttagtttcttttcctttcaGAAACTGAATACTGTCCCTCCCCAACTCTTGCAAAATAGTTTTATGCGTCTTTTTCGAACACTTCAtattgctgtttttttttttccatttttttgctCTGCATGGGAATCTTAGAGTTGCTTTACATTGCTGATGATCAGCTGACTTCAGGGGCATCTTAAGACCAGCAACAGATATGAAGAACATGATCAAATTGAATGATGTAACCTCTctaatttaatagatttttgGAATATTGGTTAGTTGACTTGTGTTTCATATTGATATTCTGCCTCTTATGTGATTAGAATGTCAAGACTTGTCTTCCTAGCTGCAGAGTAGAAACACTTAATGACGAAGAGGCTCAAAGTCTTTTACCTGGTGTATGTTTACCATTCAACACTGCTTTCTATATGCCTGAAGCTCTAAATATCAATTCCCAACACTATCTTCAGGTTTGGATGACTCatgcaatttttttctattgtttAATCATATAGTGTATATcttttgccttttcttttctaggttaatttcattgtttttaataattacattAGGCACTTTTCCAAGGTTGCAAAAATTTGGTGAAAGAATCCTCCACTCTTGAGTCTGGACACAAACAACTTAGTTTACACAAAAGATCTGTTCATAGACTTTCCGATTTTGAAGGTAATAATACATTGCTATTCTTTTGGTCTTCCATAGTTTTATTCAGTTGTTGCTGTTTGATTGTAAATATGCCAGTATGATTGTAAACTTGCCAAAGTTTTGTAATGTCTGGTAATGTCTGTCTCCTTTTGCTTTGTCCTTTAAATTAAGTGAAtgtaacaatttaaatttagcatttttattcaatcaaatgTAGGTCAATGAGTAATGagtaatcataaattataaaaagctTGAATTCAGGACTTTCtgaaaaatcttttttcttCAACTATGCCAAACTCAAAACATTGGTATATATGAACTCATCAAATTAGACTATATTGGTAAATTAGTCAATCTGTAAGGAAAGAGGCTTTTAACATGAAGGAAAATTGTAGCTTAATATGGAGACAACTGTGAAGGGTGAATATGTAAATGCAGAAATGCCAAATCTGAAGGAGATTCCTATAATACAAGAAAAGTAGTGAAAGCTTTTACAGAGTAAGTTTAGGCAATATAaacttatttcaatattttttaaattagttagtCTATCATTCCTCAAACAGGAGAACAAGGAATCTTAAATCACCCTATTCACTTTTGATTGTTTCATTTAGTATTATCATCAAGGTTGTCAAACTCTCAAGTTAACTTGTAGACTCTTATGGGTTTACAAGTTTAGGCAGAGAAAATGAGTTAACTCGCTGTCAAATTCTTTTCTGGATTCACTCAAGTAAACTTGTACAAATTCTCAAGTCAAGAAACAAGTTAACgagtttgaaatcaaatttaacttttaccCCCCATTGACCACGGTGTCAATGTTTTACTATTATGGCTCAAATGGTGTGAAGAAATTAACTCCTTTTTGAAATGTTTTCACTTTAGGAACgtatgtttttataaatttatgtatgATTTGGCCATTTATGTAGTTTGATCTTATTTAGGACTAATGTACTATCATACATTATTATTGTGATTTGCTAGTTTGCTTTACTATTGAGTTGAAATATTGAATTATTGTTGAGATTTAAGAGTATTTTGTTTGCATATATGTCATTAATAGgttttttaatactatttttataataagtttatttttatgagtCAAGTCTGTGGAAGCTCTACAAATTTACGTAGACTCTCAAGTTTGACAAACTTGATTGCCATTGTTACATACAATAGGCATTGTTGACCTGACCTGATTGGCTGGTTCTATGAAATTCCTTTTTGCATATTTGTCTGGAAGGTTTTTCTGTTTCAACTGTATAAATTGGCCAATGAAGGTTTTCACATTTCAATGTTATCCATACCAATGGCTTTGAAGTAACTTGTTTGCTAATTTTGTGGTAGCTTTAGATAAGTCATGACATGAGCTTACTATTGGCAGAGGGTTTCATTTGTTCTAGACTGATTTATATCTTTCATTTATCAGGGGAATATGACGCAGTCATCATATGCCTAGGTGCCAAGGTGAACATGCTTCCTGAGATCTCGGGGAGGCTTCCTTTAAGGACTTGTAGGGGTGTAATTGCACACCTGGAATTGCCTGATGATATGATGTAAGGTTTTAATGTTCTGCCTTGTATTTGCTTTCATCCTGAAAACTCTATAGTTTGGTATTTTGTTGTCTCATGACATGATTATTTATAGCTGTATTCTGCTTCAAGTGCATTATTTTCTAGGAATGAGCCTTCATAGCTTATGATTTGCCATTTAGATTGCTTCAAGATCATATCCCATTTACTTAAGAATTTTCTGACATTGTCTTCTAGCGGTTATCCCGAGAGTGGGCCGTCAATATTATCAGATGCATGGATTTCTGTTCAGGGTCCTCGTAGTCTGAAAGTGGGCTCAACTTGGGAGTGGAAATCCATTAATTCATTGCCAAATGTCTCAACTGACGAAGCTACGAAAGCTCTTCTGGAGCTTTTGCCAAAGGCATCTACCATTTATCCTGGAATAAAGGATTGGGTTTTCACTGGAGCAAGAGCTGGTCTGAGGGCAATGCCTCCACTCACCACCCTTGGATCACTTCCACTTTTGGGTTGTATAAATGATGTAATAGGCAGAAACCATACTTGTAGGTATTGGTTATTTGGAGGGTTAGGTTCAAGAGGATTGTTATACCATGCTTGGCTAGGTAATTTGATGGCACAAGCTGTGCTTTCCTGTAATGAAGAAGTCATTCCATCTGAGTTGACATCTTGGAAAGCCACTGAACCCAAAATTTAGCATTCAATTCTAAATACATTATGACAATGTTGAATTTAGAAGAGAAATTTTCCTGAGCTTTGAATCTTGTGTAGCTTTACTGTGATGCACAGGGAAAGCTACAAAAGATTGGTTTGTATATTCGTTGAATTATGAGTAGTGTTTGAAATTTCCAATGTGCTGTCAAGTGCTTCGGATATACTAATCCCTCCCCCGAAGCCCACCCcaaacaaaacaataattttcaatacatGGAGATTGATTTATTTCTTGAGGGGTTTACTTTTTTAGATAGTGTAGAGTTATCTAGGAAACGCGGACTGACATGATGGGCATTGGGcatgataaaaacaaatttcaataGGGGTGCCCTTGGATCCTTTCCAACTCGCAAATCCAATCAATTtaggaaaaacaattaaaaaatcttgTTTGGTTTGCTTTATTGGTTTGCTTTGAGTTTCGTTTCTTGAAACCCGAATGGTTTGGTTTGACTCTTGGTTTGAAAGCCGTAAGAATCGAACCAAACCAATAAACccgaacattttatttttttacttattatttattagaattttacCGTGCGAGACACTTGGTTTGAAAGCCGTAAGAATCGAACCAAACCAATAAACccgaacattttatttttttacttattatttattagaattttacCGTGCGAGACACTTCTTATTAATCTTACtgagatattttttgtttacttttaatatttaccttatttgttttttcttactACTATTGAAATGCTGCAATATTTTGcgtgttagaaaaaaaatgtgtttttaacaCTTTTAAAATGGTTGTTTGGAAGGCTTTATTACGTGctagttttaatttataactatatataaatcTACACGATATCCGGATAGATTAAATTCTGAGAAAACGTTTAAaaatcattatcataatctcagAGCTAATTTTAATCATTGACTAACCGTTgaccgttaaattttaaatattgactAAACTAGAAAgttgatcaatattttcttaaaaaataagaacttaaaAGTAAGAAACACACTCTTTTACACTATACTCAAGTgctcatttaaatatttgagGCAAAATATAgcattaatataagttttatgtgaaaataatttaaaattcaaattttattcttttttaatttattatatttttataatcttatatattatcttttaaaatataacatgtaagattaaattatattttcacataaattaaaatatgtatatttgtatgttttattttatatattatatttatctttcaaaataatgtgatttagtgacaatatttttctataatctaattcttttaaaaaaatttgtacatgattaaataaagttaaatataaataaaaaaatactattataataaataaaaataatatattaatataggtaaaaaatagtcattaaatcacatataaatattaaaaagataataaaatactgtcattttatgaaattataatttatgtaaaaaatatacattaaagattaaatttatattatatatttactttataaaataatttttgaatagtgtcataaaaatacataagattataaaaatataacaaattaaaaaaagaataaaatgatttAGCAGGGgaatgcatttttttcaaggaatttaatttttggtatttttatgaatcatttgGTTGACTAAAACAGTGAGATTTCAAATTCGCTCCAAAAATATAGAATCTAAAATTCTTTTTCCAGAGATGCTCATTCTAAATCACGTTCTTGCTCGCGACTTTTTTTCGCTCAACACTCACATCTACGAGTGATCAAAGTTTTTACAGTCGACATCGACATCAGTTGCTTTTCACTGATGTTGGTtgaggttttttttattagaattttttttatatgatgtcaaccaaagctatttttttccGATATcagctaaaatattttatagatgatgttggttagggttattttctcCCTGATGTCAGTCATGAGAATTTTTTGTTGACGTCAaccaaatatgtttttggtcgtTGTCATCTAGgtttttttagttgatgttgaccaatgattttttttgctgaCGTTGGTTAGATTTTTTCTATTGACATCGGTCATGGCTAACTTTTGAGTAGACACGTGCTAAGGTTTTTTAGTCGACGTCAACAAGGTTTTTctagccaacatcaaccaaagttattttttagccaatattGGCTAGGGTTATATTTTCAGTCGATGTTAGCTAGGGTGTTTTGACtgatgtcaactagattttcttagccGACGTTGATTAGGATATTTTTGCTGACATCGACTAGGATTTTCTGGCTGACATCAGCCAAagctatttcttaaccacattagttaagtttttttgttgatgtagGTTGGGGGGTTTTCTATTAACACCAGCTAGGTATTTTTGATCGATATCGGgtatgactatttttagtcggCATCGACTATGATCTTACAGTTGACATCCACTAGAATTTTTTCGGTCGACATCGgtcaaagctattttttagccaacatcagccATTTTATAGCTGATGTTAGGTAGGGTTTTTTGTCTGACATTGGTCAGGGCTATTTCTTAGCCAACTTCAACTAGGGATTTTTCGCTCAACGTTGACCAGTGATGTTTTTCGGTCGACATCGATTAGAGCTATTTTTTAGCTAACATCAGCCAAGACTATTTTATAGCCGATGTTGGGTAGGGTTTTTTGTTTGACACTGGTGAGGGCTATTTCTTAGCCAACTTCGACTAGGGGATTTTTCGCTCAACGttgaccaatgatgtttttcGGTTGACATCAGGTAGGTTTTATTGGTCGGCATCgaccaagctattttttagccgataTTACGTAGATTATTTTGTCAACACCTACTAGGATTTTTTAGGCCAACGTTGGCTGAAAATAGACTTGGTCAATGTCGTTCAAAAAGACACTAGTCGGTGTTGGCCAAACAAACCCTAGCCGCGTTGGTAAAAAAACCTAGTGAACATCAGCTGAAAATAGACTCAACCAGCGTGAGCCGAAAAATAGTCTCGACTGACATTAACTGACAAATATTCCCGacatactttgacaaaaaaaccataaaattaTTCAGTAAAATATTACGTCAGCTGAGCAAACATAATATTTTACTGAATAacttaaatacaaatattaatttttagtcaTTGACAACATTTTTACAAGAGTCGCCTGCAGTCATCTACTAGACCATGAAATAGGTCCCTGCCACTTGAGT includes these proteins:
- the LOC100780699 gene encoding putative thiamine biosynthesis oxidoreductase ThiO — protein: MKSLNLWPNPNGRILPRISTCPTLNLVYSVPPSPSSVRCHSSPTQLPLRCAVLGAGFAGLSVVWHLLKQSPKELQMRIDIYDEVGIGGGASGVSGGLLHPYSPKVKLLWEGAQCWKESMKLLRVAEEASVSKDCRTGESAEDMKAFVAHKRGILRPATDMKNMIKLNDNVKTCLPSCRVETLNDEEAQSLLPGVCLPFNTAFYMPEALNINSQHYLQALFQGCKNLVKESSTLESGHKQLSLHKRSVHRLSDFEGEYDAVIICLGAKVNMLPEISGRLPLRTCRGVIAHLELPDDMIGYPESGPSILSDAWISVQGPRSLKVGSTWEWKSINSLPNVSTDEATKALLELLPKASTIYPGIKDWVFTGARAGLRAMPPLTTLGSLPLLGCINDVIGRNHTCRYWLFGGLGSRGLLYHAWLGNLMAQAVLSCNEEVIPSELTSWKATEPKI